Proteins found in one Paenibacillus borealis genomic segment:
- a CDS encoding zinc-dependent alcohol dehydrogenase: MKAVTYQGKKKVEVKEVADARLEKKDDILIRVTSTAICGSDLHIYNGELPGMHDDYIIGHEPMGIVEDVGPEVTRVKKGDRVIIPFNVACGQCFFCQHEMESQCDHANDAKDTGGYLGYSDTYGGFAGGQAELLRVPYGNFGPFVVPEDAEMEDEKLLFLSDIVPTAWWGVENAGVKPGDTVIVLGCGPVGLLTQKFAWMKGASRVIAVDHVPYRLQHAKQTNNVEIFNFEKIKEFEKHMKEITRGGADVVIDCVGLDAKKTVAEKVETALMLQGGSLGAFRIATEVVRKFGTIQLVGVYGLNYNLFPLGQLFERNITLKMGQAPVIHYMPALYRMIKENKFDPTDIITHRLPISRAEHGYKVFQEKEEDCIKVVLKP; this comes from the coding sequence ATGAAGGCAGTAACCTACCAGGGTAAGAAGAAAGTCGAAGTTAAGGAAGTCGCCGATGCGCGGCTTGAGAAGAAGGATGACATCCTAATACGTGTTACCTCAACTGCCATTTGCGGATCGGACCTGCATATCTATAATGGAGAACTTCCCGGAATGCATGATGATTACATTATCGGGCATGAGCCCATGGGAATTGTAGAAGATGTAGGACCGGAGGTTACCAGGGTGAAGAAGGGCGACCGTGTTATTATTCCTTTTAATGTAGCCTGCGGCCAATGCTTCTTCTGCCAGCATGAGATGGAGAGCCAGTGTGACCACGCGAACGATGCCAAGGATACCGGCGGGTATCTGGGATATTCCGATACTTACGGCGGTTTTGCCGGAGGACAGGCCGAACTGCTGCGGGTACCGTACGGTAATTTCGGTCCTTTTGTCGTTCCGGAGGATGCCGAAATGGAGGACGAGAAGCTGCTGTTCCTCTCGGATATTGTTCCTACCGCCTGGTGGGGGGTAGAGAATGCCGGTGTGAAGCCCGGGGATACCGTAATCGTGCTTGGCTGCGGGCCGGTAGGCCTGCTGACACAGAAGTTCGCCTGGATGAAAGGCGCATCCCGTGTGATAGCTGTAGACCATGTTCCTTACCGGCTGCAGCATGCGAAGCAGACGAATAATGTGGAAATTTTTAATTTCGAGAAAATTAAAGAGTTCGAGAAGCACATGAAGGAGATTACGCGCGGCGGGGCGGATGTGGTCATTGATTGTGTAGGCCTTGATGCGAAGAAGACGGTGGCAGAAAAGGTGGAGACAGCCTTAATGCTGCAGGGCGGTTCACTGGGTGCATTCCGCATTGCCACTGAAGTGGTCCGCAAGTTCGGCACGATCCAGCTCGTAGGAGTCTACGGCTTGAACTATAATTTGTTCCCGCTGGGGCAGCTCTTTGAGCGCAATATCACACTGAAGATGGGCCAGGCTCCGGTCATTCATTACATGCCGGCATTGTATAGAATGATTAAGGAGAATAAGTTCGATCCCACAGATATCATCACCCACCGGCTGCCGATCAGCAGAGCGGAGCACGGGTACAAGGTATTTCAGGAGAAGGAAGAAGACTGTATCAAGGTTGTACTTAAGCCGTAA
- a CDS encoding VanW family protein: MNPVISAMKPIRRSRLRLFAGKRYFIWKRYWKWITAPGVLAKELHPEALPYEAASHATPLLRSLRNVDMQLQYNKITNLRLAVAKLDGLVIRPGETFSYWRSIGKPTRRKGYLDGMVLHYGGFRSGTGGGLCQLSNLIYWMALHTPLTVTERHRHSYDVFPDEQRTQPFGSGATCSYNYLDLQLRNDTEYAYQLKLHLDETHLHGEWRCDSRQLYNYEVYEDGHVIRLEPWGGYVRSNAIRRRVLTHTGELAGDEAIAENHALMMYSPLLHG, translated from the coding sequence ATGAATCCGGTGATTTCCGCAATGAAGCCCATCCGCCGCTCCAGACTGAGATTATTCGCAGGCAAGCGCTATTTTATCTGGAAAAGATATTGGAAATGGATCACAGCACCAGGTGTACTCGCCAAGGAACTTCACCCGGAAGCTCTGCCTTATGAGGCGGCCAGCCATGCCACCCCCCTGCTTCGGAGCCTGCGCAATGTCGATATGCAGCTTCAATACAATAAAATAACGAATCTGCGCCTGGCTGTTGCCAAGCTGGACGGGCTTGTAATACGCCCCGGCGAGACTTTCTCCTATTGGCGGAGTATCGGCAAGCCGACCCGCAGGAAAGGGTATCTGGATGGCATGGTACTGCATTATGGCGGTTTCCGTTCCGGAACGGGAGGCGGACTCTGCCAATTATCGAATCTGATCTACTGGATGGCGCTGCATACACCGCTCACGGTTACTGAACGGCACCGGCACAGCTATGATGTTTTTCCTGATGAGCAGCGGACCCAGCCTTTTGGCAGCGGGGCAACCTGTTCCTATAACTATCTGGATCTGCAGCTTAGAAATGATACGGAGTATGCATACCAGCTGAAGCTGCATCTGGATGAGACTCACCTGCACGGGGAGTGGCGTTGTGACAGCCGGCAGCTCTACAATTATGAGGTCTATGAAGACGGCCATGTAATCCGGCTGGAGCCGTGGGGAGGGTACGTACGCAGCAACGCCATCCGCCGCAGGGTGCTTACCCATACAGGGGAGCTGGCGGGTGATGAGGCCATCGCCGAGAACCATGCGCTTATGATGTATTCTCCGCTGCTGCACGGATAA
- a CDS encoding DMT family transporter: MNPKKPPVPVPLLMVIGIVAISFSSIFIKWSSAPVSVQGMYRLLFTSLLMLPFARPYSGAACALRLKDWLLLGASGVMLALHFLLWMGSLNYTSVASSTMIMALEPLFIMLGAYILYKERNSASAILGMAIAIFGVVFIGWGDIGLSAENLKGDMLSVGGTVAVAAHLLIGQKLVARMPSYLYSLIVFISAAIVFAVYNLVTSTPFFNYPAREWGIFVLLAVVPTVFGHILFNWLLQYASATTVSMNILGEPVGASILAFLLLGEQLSGLQWAGGVLVMAGLGVYLYSGRRKALKLQDSLPNAS; this comes from the coding sequence ATGAATCCCAAAAAACCGCCCGTTCCCGTTCCTCTGCTGATGGTAATCGGAATTGTGGCCATATCCTTTTCTTCTATCTTCATTAAATGGTCGTCTGCTCCGGTGTCCGTTCAGGGGATGTACCGGCTGCTGTTCACCTCGCTCCTGATGCTGCCGTTCGCGCGTCCTTACAGCGGGGCAGCTTGTGCCCTGCGCCTGAAGGATTGGCTGCTGCTGGGGGCTTCCGGTGTGATGCTGGCCCTTCATTTCCTGCTCTGGATGGGCTCGCTGAATTACACTTCCGTGGCCAGCTCGACGATGATCATGGCCCTGGAGCCGTTATTCATTATGCTCGGTGCGTACATACTGTATAAAGAGCGAAACAGCGCCTCTGCCATATTGGGGATGGCTATTGCAATCTTTGGGGTAGTTTTTATCGGCTGGGGCGACATCGGGCTGTCCGCCGAGAACCTGAAGGGTGATATGCTGTCTGTGGGCGGAACCGTTGCTGTAGCGGCGCATCTGTTGATCGGTCAGAAGCTGGTGGCGCGTATGCCTTCGTACTTGTACAGCCTGATTGTATTCATCTCTGCGGCTATCGTATTTGCCGTTTACAATCTGGTAACAAGTACGCCTTTCTTCAATTATCCGGCCCGGGAATGGGGCATTTTTGTACTGCTGGCAGTGGTGCCGACCGTATTCGGCCATATTCTGTTTAACTGGCTGCTGCAGTATGCGTCTGCGACTACAGTCTCAATGAATATTCTCGGAGAGCCGGTCGGCGCGAGTATTCTCGCTTTCCTGCTGCTGGGTGAACAGCTGAGCGGTCTGCAGTGGGCAGGAGGCGTGCTGGTCATGGCCGGCCTTGGAGTCTATTTGTATTCCGGACGCAGGAAGGCGCTCAAGCTTCAGGACAGTCTGCCGAACGCATCATAA
- a CDS encoding class I SAM-dependent methyltransferase, giving the protein MNEQDQNGPAGLNGEAAPSSEELWNEDTYAAWTSRFGTPAEAAGKLAKDPAGKLFPLNAYLGEVQGRKIMNLMGSNGMKAVALGLLGAEVTVADFSEANARYAAELAQEAGVQLNYIVSDVLELPEAVLDSTYDLVFAEMGIVHYFTDLTPFMTTAYKLLAPGGKFVLRDFHPVTTKLISSKGSTAKVRKHKVSGDYFDTALEEKQVSYSKYMPSSGEAAGSDKPNVVSWRRWTLGEIVTAAAASGLVIQELVEEPNLSSDVYDKGIPKTFTLVAGKR; this is encoded by the coding sequence ATGAATGAACAAGATCAGAACGGACCGGCAGGTCTAAACGGTGAGGCTGCTCCTTCCAGCGAAGAGCTGTGGAATGAGGATACTTATGCGGCTTGGACAAGCCGGTTTGGAACCCCTGCAGAGGCAGCAGGTAAACTGGCCAAAGATCCGGCAGGGAAGCTGTTCCCGCTTAATGCCTATCTGGGAGAAGTGCAGGGCCGCAAGATTATGAACCTGATGGGTTCCAACGGCATGAAGGCGGTAGCGCTGGGGCTGCTGGGGGCGGAAGTCACCGTTGCCGATTTCTCCGAGGCTAATGCGCGGTATGCTGCTGAATTGGCGCAGGAAGCCGGTGTGCAGCTGAATTATATCGTCTCAGATGTACTGGAACTGCCTGAAGCTGTACTGGACAGCACGTATGACCTGGTATTTGCGGAAATGGGGATTGTCCACTATTTTACCGACCTGACTCCGTTTATGACTACGGCATACAAGCTGCTGGCACCCGGAGGGAAGTTCGTACTGCGGGATTTCCACCCGGTAACGACCAAGCTGATCTCCTCCAAGGGTTCAACCGCCAAGGTGCGCAAGCATAAGGTGAGCGGGGATTATTTCGATACGGCATTGGAAGAGAAGCAGGTGTCCTACTCCAAGTATATGCCTTCTTCCGGAGAAGCAGCGGGTTCAGACAAACCTAATGTGGTCTCCTGGCGGCGCTGGACACTCGGCGAGATTGTAACGGCTGCTGCGGCCAGCGGACTTGTTATTCAGGAGCTGGTGGAAGAGCCCAACCTGTCGTCAGATGTATATGATAAGGGAATCCCCAAGACCTTCACCCTGGTTGCGGGAAAAAGATAA